A section of the Bombus terrestris chromosome 2, iyBomTerr1.2, whole genome shotgun sequence genome encodes:
- the LOC100649490 gene encoding uncharacterized protein LOC100649490 isoform X1, with translation MCHAETKFNHFRVLKPLQFSYQHAKSCYTSVTAARVAIDTPWKYGPEYTFHVQVNSTAIPEEGSYMSIRLNVASKLVCQPKGFCILSCRFRDSKADSYATESLDPGAPAVPVSQVSRQEAYEINQDQFEIRFTEHGLDSLVVNENIQPRELDMIRVIVGQLNIGVLGEYDQMVELMENFTQGECVTMFWVERNVVGHALHVNRGYVLETIFGLKDGQLVQIKKIRNLHMCTHKVPYFFGSAESIRQVSDVVSTVSSSESHIVITSTEFISGTTNVITTSKVSEEMVTTLYENISVRLESILPALNEPPKVKDPETASMFIGRWLMESSMEDDLSLEV, from the exons ATGTGCCACGCAGAAACTAAATTTAATCATTTCCGTGTCTTAAAACCTCTTCAATTTTCGTACCAGCATGCAAAATCGTGCTATACGTCTGTAACTG CCGCACGTGTCGCCATTGATACTCCATGGAAGTACGGGCCAGAGTACACTTTCCACGTTCAAGTAAATTCAACCGCGATTCCCGAGGAAGGTAGCTACATGAGTATTCGGCTGAACGTCGCCTCGAAGCTGGTATGTCAACCGAAAGGATTCTGTATTCTCAGTTGTCGTTTTCGAGACTCGAAAGCGGACAGTTACGCGACTGAAAGCCTTGATCCAGGAGCACCAGCGGTCCCGGTCAGCCAGGTGTCGCGACAAGAAGCGTACGAGATCAACCAGGATCAATTTGAGATTAGATTCACCGAGCACGGACTGGATAGTCTCGTAGTGAATGAAAATATACAGCCAAGAGAGCTGGATATGATCAGGGTGATCGTGGGACAGTTGAACATCGGTGTATTGGGAGAATACGATCAAATGGTCGAACTGATGGAGAACTTCACGCAGGGAGAGTGCGTGACGATGTTCTGGGTGGAACGGAATGTGGTTGGTCATGCTTTACACGTGAACCGTGGCTACGTTCTGGAGACAATATTCGGATTGAAGGATGGACAGTTGGTGCAGATTAAGAAGATTAGAAATCTACATATGTGCACGCACAAGGTGCCGTATTTCTTCGGCAGTGCCGAGAGCATCAGACAAGTCAGCGACGTGGTGTCTACTGTT AGTTCGTCAGAAAGTCACATAGTAATCACATCCACCGAGTTCATATCTGGTACGACGAACGTGATAACTACTAGCAAGGTGTCTGAAGAAATGGTAACGACCTTATACGAAAACATAAGTGTGAGATTAGAGTCGATCCTACCCGCGCTAAACGAACCACCCAAAGTAAAGGATCCTGAAACAGCTAGTATGTTTATTGGAAGATGGTTGATGGAAAGTTCGATGGAAGATGACTTATCATTGGAAGTTTAA
- the LOC100649490 gene encoding uncharacterized protein LOC100649490 isoform X2 produces the protein MNVVLNVVPFFLAARVAIDTPWKYGPEYTFHVQVNSTAIPEEGSYMSIRLNVASKLVCQPKGFCILSCRFRDSKADSYATESLDPGAPAVPVSQVSRQEAYEINQDQFEIRFTEHGLDSLVVNENIQPRELDMIRVIVGQLNIGVLGEYDQMVELMENFTQGECVTMFWVERNVVGHALHVNRGYVLETIFGLKDGQLVQIKKIRNLHMCTHKVPYFFGSAESIRQVSDVVSTVSSSESHIVITSTEFISGTTNVITTSKVSEEMVTTLYENISVRLESILPALNEPPKVKDPETASMFIGRWLMESSMEDDLSLEV, from the exons CCGCACGTGTCGCCATTGATACTCCATGGAAGTACGGGCCAGAGTACACTTTCCACGTTCAAGTAAATTCAACCGCGATTCCCGAGGAAGGTAGCTACATGAGTATTCGGCTGAACGTCGCCTCGAAGCTGGTATGTCAACCGAAAGGATTCTGTATTCTCAGTTGTCGTTTTCGAGACTCGAAAGCGGACAGTTACGCGACTGAAAGCCTTGATCCAGGAGCACCAGCGGTCCCGGTCAGCCAGGTGTCGCGACAAGAAGCGTACGAGATCAACCAGGATCAATTTGAGATTAGATTCACCGAGCACGGACTGGATAGTCTCGTAGTGAATGAAAATATACAGCCAAGAGAGCTGGATATGATCAGGGTGATCGTGGGACAGTTGAACATCGGTGTATTGGGAGAATACGATCAAATGGTCGAACTGATGGAGAACTTCACGCAGGGAGAGTGCGTGACGATGTTCTGGGTGGAACGGAATGTGGTTGGTCATGCTTTACACGTGAACCGTGGCTACGTTCTGGAGACAATATTCGGATTGAAGGATGGACAGTTGGTGCAGATTAAGAAGATTAGAAATCTACATATGTGCACGCACAAGGTGCCGTATTTCTTCGGCAGTGCCGAGAGCATCAGACAAGTCAGCGACGTGGTGTCTACTGTT AGTTCGTCAGAAAGTCACATAGTAATCACATCCACCGAGTTCATATCTGGTACGACGAACGTGATAACTACTAGCAAGGTGTCTGAAGAAATGGTAACGACCTTATACGAAAACATAAGTGTGAGATTAGAGTCGATCCTACCCGCGCTAAACGAACCACCCAAAGTAAAGGATCCTGAAACAGCTAGTATGTTTATTGGAAGATGGTTGATGGAAAGTTCGATGGAAGATGACTTATCATTGGAAGTTTAA